The following proteins are co-located in the Theropithecus gelada isolate Dixy chromosome 19, Tgel_1.0, whole genome shotgun sequence genome:
- the CLEC4G gene encoding C-type lectin domain family 4 member G isoform X2 — MDTTRYRHWGRRVHWSGRPLFLALAVLVATVLWAVILSILLSKASTERAALLDGQDLLRTNASKQTAALGALKEEVGVCHSCCSGTQAQLQTTRSELGEAQAKLMEQESALRELRERLTQGLAEASRNREDVRTELFRALEAVRLHNNSCEPCPTSWLSFEGSCYFFSVPKTTWAAAQGHCADASAHLVIVGGLEEQGFLTRNTGGRGYWLGLRAVRHLGKVQGYQWVDGVSLSFSHWNQGEPNDARGREDCVMMLRTGLWNDAPCDSEKDGWICEKRHNC, encoded by the exons ATGGACACCACCAGGTACA GGCACTGGGGACGCCGGGTGCACTGGAGCGGGAGACCCCTCTTCTTGGCCCTGGCTGTCCTGGTCGCCACAGTCCTGTGGGCTGTGATTCTGAGTATCCTATTGTCCAAGG CCTCCACGGAGCGCGCGGCGCTACTCGACGGCCAGGACCTGCTGAGGACAAACG CCTCGAAGCAGACGGCGGCGCTGGGTGCCCTGAAGGAGGAGGTCGGAGTCTGCCACAGCTGCT GCTCCGGGACGCAGGCGCAGCTGCAGACCACGCGCTCGGAGCTTGGGGAGGCGCAGGCGAAGCTGATGGAGCAGGAGAGCGCCCTGCGGGAACTGCGTGAGCGCT TGACCCAGGGCTTGGCTGAAGCCAGCAGGAACCGTGAGGACGTCCGCACTGAGCTGTTCCGGGCGCTGGAGGCCGTGAGGCTCCATAATA ACTCCTGCGAGCCGTGCCCCACGTCGTGGCTGTCCTTCGAGGGCTCCTGCTACTTTTTCTCTGTGCCAAAGACCACATGGGCGGCGGCGCAGGGTCACTGCGCGGATGCCAGCGCTCACCTGGTGATCGTTGGGGGCCTGGAAGAGCAG GGCTTCCTGACTCGGAACACAGGTGGCCGTGGTTACTGGCTGGGCCTGAGGGCTGTGCGCCATCTGGGCAAGGTTCAGGGCTACCAGTGGGTGGACGGAGTCTCTCTCAGCTTCAG CCACTGGAACCAGGGAGAGCCCAATGATGCTCGGGGGCGCGAGGACTGTGTCATGATGCTGCGCACGGGGCTATGGAACGACGCACCGTGTGACAGCGAGAAGGACGGCTGGATCTGTGAGAAAAGGCACAACTGCTGA
- the CLEC4G gene encoding C-type lectin domain family 4 member G isoform X1 yields the protein MDTTRYSKWGGSSEEVPGGHWGRRVHWSGRPLFLALAVLVATVLWAVILSILLSKASTERAALLDGQDLLRTNASKQTAALGALKEEVGVCHSCCSGTQAQLQTTRSELGEAQAKLMEQESALRELRERLTQGLAEASRNREDVRTELFRALEAVRLHNNSCEPCPTSWLSFEGSCYFFSVPKTTWAAAQGHCADASAHLVIVGGLEEQGFLTRNTGGRGYWLGLRAVRHLGKVQGYQWVDGVSLSFSHWNQGEPNDARGREDCVMMLRTGLWNDAPCDSEKDGWICEKRHNC from the exons ATGGACACCACCAGGTACAGCAAGTGGGGCGGCAGCTCGGAGGAGGTCCCCGGAG GGCACTGGGGACGCCGGGTGCACTGGAGCGGGAGACCCCTCTTCTTGGCCCTGGCTGTCCTGGTCGCCACAGTCCTGTGGGCTGTGATTCTGAGTATCCTATTGTCCAAGG CCTCCACGGAGCGCGCGGCGCTACTCGACGGCCAGGACCTGCTGAGGACAAACG CCTCGAAGCAGACGGCGGCGCTGGGTGCCCTGAAGGAGGAGGTCGGAGTCTGCCACAGCTGCT GCTCCGGGACGCAGGCGCAGCTGCAGACCACGCGCTCGGAGCTTGGGGAGGCGCAGGCGAAGCTGATGGAGCAGGAGAGCGCCCTGCGGGAACTGCGTGAGCGCT TGACCCAGGGCTTGGCTGAAGCCAGCAGGAACCGTGAGGACGTCCGCACTGAGCTGTTCCGGGCGCTGGAGGCCGTGAGGCTCCATAATA ACTCCTGCGAGCCGTGCCCCACGTCGTGGCTGTCCTTCGAGGGCTCCTGCTACTTTTTCTCTGTGCCAAAGACCACATGGGCGGCGGCGCAGGGTCACTGCGCGGATGCCAGCGCTCACCTGGTGATCGTTGGGGGCCTGGAAGAGCAG GGCTTCCTGACTCGGAACACAGGTGGCCGTGGTTACTGGCTGGGCCTGAGGGCTGTGCGCCATCTGGGCAAGGTTCAGGGCTACCAGTGGGTGGACGGAGTCTCTCTCAGCTTCAG CCACTGGAACCAGGGAGAGCCCAATGATGCTCGGGGGCGCGAGGACTGTGTCATGATGCTGCGCACGGGGCTATGGAACGACGCACCGTGTGACAGCGAGAAGGACGGCTGGATCTGTGAGAAAAGGCACAACTGCTGA
- the LOC112612557 gene encoding CD209 antigen, translated as MSDSKEPRLQQLGLLEEEQLGGVGFRQTRGYKSLAGCLGHGPLVLQLLSFTLLAGLLVQVSKVPSSLSQGQSKQDAIYQNLTQLKAAVSELSEKSKQQEIYQELTRLKAAVGELPEKSKQQEIYQELSQLKAAVGDLPEKSKQQEIYQKLTQLKAAVDGLPDRSKQQEIYQELIQLKATVERLCRPCPWEWTFFQGNCYFMSNSQRNWHDSITACQEVGAQLVVIKSAEEQNFLQLQSSRSNRFTWMGLSDLNHEGTWQWVDGSPLLPSFKQYWNKGEPNNIGEEDCAEFRGNGWNDDKCNLAKFWICKKSVASCSGDEERLLSPAPTTPNPPPE; from the exons ATGAGTGACTCCAAGGAACCAAGACTGCAGCAGCTGGGCCTCCTGG AGGAGGAACAGCTGGGAGGCGTTGGATTCCGACAGACTCGAGGCTACAAGAGCTTAGCAG GGTGTCTTGGCCATGGCCCCCTGGTGCTGCAACTCCTCTCCTTCACGCTCTTGGCTGGGCTCCTTGTCCAAG TGTCCAAAGTCCCTAGCTCCCTAAGTCAGGGACAATCCAAACAAGACGCGATCTACCAGAATCTGACCCAGCTTAAAGCTGCAGTCAGTGAGCTCTCAGAGAAATCCAAGCAGCAGGAGATCTACCAGGAGCTGACCCGGCTGAAGGCTGCAGTGGGTGAGCTTCCAGAGAAATCTAAGCAGCAGGAGATCTACCAGGAGCTATCCCAGCTGAAGGCTGCAGTGGGTGATCTCCCAGAGAAATCCAAGCAGCAGGAGATCTACCAGAAGCTGACCCAGCTGAAGGCTGCAGTCGATGGGTTGCCAGACAGGTCCAAGCAACAGGAGATCTACCAGGAGCTGATCCAGCTGAAGGCTACAGTGG AACGCCTGTGCCGCCCCTGTCCCTGGGAGTGGACATTCTTCCAAGGAAACTGTTACTTCATGTCTAACTCCCAGCGGAACTGGCATGACTCCATCACCGCCTGCCAGGAGGTGGGGGCCCAGCTCGTCGTAATCAAAAGTGCTGAGGAGCAG AACTTCCTACAGCTGCAGTCTTCCAGAAGTAACCGCTTCACCTGGATGGGACTTTCAGACCTAAATCACGAAGGCACATGGCAATGGGTGGATGGCtcacctctgttgcccag CTTCAAGCAGTATTGGAACAAAGGAGAGCCCAACAATATTGGGGAGGAAGACTGTGCGGAATTTAGGGGCAATGGCTGGAACGATGACAAATGCAATCTTGCCAAATTCTGGATCTGCAAAAAGTCCGTGGCCTCCTGCTCCGGGGATGAAGAACGGTTGCTCTCCCCAGCCCCTACCACCCCAAACCCCCCTCCTGAGTAG
- the LOC112612558 gene encoding CD209 antigen-like protein 2: MSDSKEPRAQPLGLLEEEELITSSMNFFPRDFGFRQTRGYKSLAGCLGPAPLVLPLLFFTLFTGLLVAILVQVSKNPSSQRLEQSKQDEISQDLSQLKAAVERLCRPCPWEWTFFQGNCYFMSNSQRNWHDSITACQEVGAQLVVIKSAEEQNFLQLQSSRSNRFAWMGLSDLNQEDMWQWVDDSPLSTSFKQYWNRGEPNNIGEEDCVEFNGNGWNDDKCSAAKFWICKKSAASCSRDEGQLLSSASASPIAHAA; the protein is encoded by the exons ATGAGTGACTCCAAGGAACCAAGGGCGCAGCCGCTGGGCCTCCTGG AAGAGGAAGAGCTGATAACTAGCAGTATGAATTTTTTTCCAAGAGACTTTGGATTCCGACAGACTCGAGGCTACAAGAGCTTAGCAG GGTGTCTGGGCCCCGCACCCCTGGTGCTGCCACTCCTCTTCTTCACACTCTTCACTGGGCTGCTGGTGGCCATCCTTGTCCAAG TCTCCAAGAACCCCAGCTCCCAGAGGCTGGAGCAGTCCAAGCAGGACGAGATCTCCCAGGACCTGTCCCAGCTGAAGGCTGCTGTGG AACGCCTGTGCCGCCCCTGTCCCTGGGAGTGGACATTCTTCCAAGGAAACTGTTACTTCATGTCTAACTCCCAGCGGAACTGGCATGACTCCATCACCGCCTGCCAGGAGGTGGGGGCCCAGCTCGTCGTAATCAAAAGTGCTGAGGAGCAG AACTTCCTACAGCTGCAGTCTTCCAGAAGTAACCGCTTCGCCTGGATGGGACTTTCAGACCTAAATCAGGAAGACATGTGGCAATGGGTGGACGACTCACCTCTGTCAACCAG CTTCAAGCAATATTGGAACAGAGGAGAGCCCAACAATATCGGGGAGGAAGACTGTGTGGAATTTAACGGCAATGGCTGGAATGACGACAAATGCAGTGCTGCCAAATTCTGGATCTGCAAAAAGTCTGCAGCCTCCTGCTCCAGAGATGAAGGGCAGcttctctcctcagcctctgcaTCCCCAATTGCCCACGCGGCATAG